A genomic window from Enoplosus armatus isolate fEnoArm2 chromosome 18, fEnoArm2.hap1, whole genome shotgun sequence includes:
- the LOC139301625 gene encoding zinc metalloproteinase nas-4: MSSPPELMSKKYAVLEGDMMLSSDRNAVESTWPTLEIPYVISPELASRTDDILSAMAMVSEHTCVSFHNRTSETNYLLFKKSKGCASYVGFIGGEQPVFIGPPCIVGNIVHEILHALGFHHEHTRTDREQYITVLPHNIMAGMEKNFKKQEGKTFDISYDINSIMHYGSGFFSSNGLPTIVPNEDVKGMGQRVKMTKMDIEKVCRLYSCDVTKTEARQQSSGAEKEEDANRHELVHDLVSEP, translated from the exons ATGTCTTCTCCTCCAGAGCTGATGTCCAAGAAGTATGCAGTGTTGGAGGGAGACATGATGTTGTCA AGTGACAGGAACGCAGTGGAAAGCACGTGGCCGACACTGGAGATACCGTACGTCATCAGCCCAGAGTTAG cCAGTCGGACGGACGACATCCTCTCTGCGATGGCGATGGTGTCCGAACACACCTGTGTGTCCTTCCACAATCGCACCTCTGAGACAAACTACCTGCTCTTCAAAAAAAGCAAAGG TTGCGCATCATATGTGGGCTTCATCGGCGGAGAGCAACCCGTGTTTATCGGGCCGCCGTGCATCGTGGGAAACATCGTCCATGAGATTCTTCACGCTCTGGGCTTCCACCATGAACACACCAGGACGGACCGGGAGCAGTACATCACAGTTCTCCCCCACAATATTATGGCAG GGATGGAGAAGAACTTCAAAAAACAAGAAGGCAAAACCTTTGATATTTCTTATGACATTAATTCTATCATGCACTATGGAAG TGGGTTTTTCTCATCAAACGGCCTGCCCACCATTGTACCCAACGAAGACGTGAAGGGGATGGGACAGAgggttaaaatgacaaagatgGACATTGAGAAAGTTTGCCGTCTCTACAGCTGCG ATGTCACAAAAACCGAGGCCCGGCAGCAAAGCAGTGGTgctgagaaggaggaagatgcaAACAGGCATGAATTGGTCCACGATCTGGTGTCTGAACCATGA
- the LOC139301369 gene encoding alpha-2B adrenergic receptor → MAAAPDAPCLSELGGLPNRNISLVSGTRPCNRSTVRTSPYTPQATAAFAIAITFMMLLTIVGNILVIIAVLTSRSLKGAQNLFLVSLAAADILVATLIIPFSLANELQGYWAFSSIWCEIYLALDVLFCTSSIVHLCAIALDRYLSISRPVSYGSKRTPTRIKAAIIVVWLISAVISFPPLLTLDKSEGGEEACELNNERWYILYSTIGSFFAPCVIMILVYVRIYQIAKKHTRCPPGQKRKAPAGENANMAPTEPPAKLSEQSQQNGDQGDSTSSSLRKPHEDTTGQDTQHYPPNSSTAPVQKSTSSPSIPQHGSQILSAVPHKESQTNPDEGGEALPDNTSSSGSDAELETGEEGVREDSKKEANKTDKQTLGLYQSKGFKVQVLNLACRYKSTMATSTGTQLVPEETHKIQGTPISRRKAMVNREKRFTFVLAVVMGVFVICWFPFFFSYSLQAVCPETCSIPNPLFKFFFWIGYCNSCLNPVIYTIFNNDFRKAFKRILCRDTKGTFF, encoded by the exons ATGGCAGCTGCTCCAGACGCACCCTGCCTGTCGGAGCTCGGCGGACTCCCCAACAGGAACATCAGTCTCGTCTCCGGCACCCGACCCTGCAACCGGAGCACCGTCAGGACCTCGCCTTACACCCCGCAAGCCACCGCAGCCTTCGCCATTGCCATCACCTTCATGATGCTCCTGACCATCGTCGGGAACATCCTGGTCATCATCGCCGTCCTGACGTCTCGATCCCTCAAGGGGGCTCAGAACCTCTTCCTGGTGTCGCTGGCTGCTGCAGATATTTTAGTGGCCACGCTTATTATTCCCTTCTCGTTGGCTAATGAGCTGCAGGGCTACTGGGCGTTTAGCTCCATCTGGTGTGAAATCTACCTGGCGCTGGATGTTCTCTTCTGCACCTCCTCTATTGTGCACCTGTGTGCAATAGCACTGGACCGCTACCTGTCGATCTCTCGGCCCGTGTCCTACGGCTCCAAACGTACTCCCACGCGCATCAAGGCGGCCATTATCGTAGTCTGGCTGATCTCTGCAGtcatctctttccctcctcttctcaccCTGGACAAGAGCGAAGGAGGCGAAGAGGCGTGTGAACTAAACAACGAGCGCTGGTATATTCTCTACTCCACCATTGGCTCGTTCTTCGCTCCCTGTGTGATAATGATTCTGGTGTACGTGAGGATTTATCAGATCGCTAAGAAGCACACCCGCTGCCCGCCCGGACAGAAGCGTAAAGCGCCGGCAGGAGAAAATGCCAACATGGCACCCACTGAGCCTCCGGCAAAGTTATCTGAGCAGTCACAACAGAACGGGGATCAAGGAG ATTCCACCTCGTCATCACTTCGGAAACCGCATGAGGATACCACGGGCCAGGACACTCAACACTACCCTCCTAATTCAAGCACCGCTCCAGTCCAAAAATCAACCTCCTCCCCCTCAATCCCCCAACATGGCAGCCAAATCCTCTCAGCTGTTCCCCACAAAGAGTCCCAGACAAATCCTGACGAAGGAGGGGAAGCGCTCCCCGACAACACCTCGAGCTCTGGCTCCGACGCCGAGCTGGAAACGGGCGAGGAAGGCGTTCGAGAGGACAGCAAAAAAGAGGCGAACAAGACTGACAAGCAAACTTTAGGATTGTACCAAAGCAAAGGGTTCAAAGTTCAGGTGCTAAACCTGGCCTGCAGATACAAAAGCACTATGGCCACATCAACTGGCACCCAACTGGTACCCGAGGAAACACATAAGATTCAGGGGACGCCCATATCCCGCCGCAAAGCCATGGTGAACAGGGAGAAGAGGTTCACCTTCGTCTTGGCTGTAGTGATGGGAGTGTTTGTGATCTGCTGgttccccttcttcttctcttactCTCTTCAGGCGGTGTGCCCTGAGACTTGCAGCATCCCCAACCCTTTGTTTAAATTCTTCTTTTGGATTGGCTACTGCAATTCCTGCCTCAACCCGGTCATATACACCATCTTCAACAATGACTTCAGGAAGGCCTTCAAGAGGATACTGTGCAGGGACACAAAGGGTACGTTCTTCTAG